In bacterium, the following are encoded in one genomic region:
- a CDS encoding class I SAM-dependent methyltransferase → MSDQLDSADYYHIAYDAHGIMNPLADDRLLFLARQCGLDAQSRILDIGSGNGWASMLLCREFGCHSTQVDISEQWTARARQLFEQERLLDRTEIHCLDASSFFLEENTYDLVLCLGTAPVFGGFAPALQKLDPALRDSGHIIIGEPSTEPPLPRRYQEYLDAFGWEIFSSKTLMRLIDDCGMEMLMTLRSTADEWDRYMGLQWKAISDRLREAPDDAQLQEFAEWARDEQESYLRFQRHWVDWNILLLRSLT, encoded by the coding sequence ATGAGCGACCAGCTCGACAGTGCCGATTATTATCACATCGCCTACGATGCGCATGGCATCATGAATCCGCTTGCGGACGACCGGCTTCTTTTCCTGGCCAGGCAATGCGGTCTCGATGCACAGTCACGTATTCTCGACATCGGCAGCGGCAACGGGTGGGCTTCCATGCTCCTGTGCCGCGAGTTCGGCTGTCACAGTACGCAGGTGGATATTTCGGAACAATGGACGGCGCGGGCGCGACAGCTCTTCGAGCAGGAGCGTCTGCTGGACAGGACGGAAATTCATTGCCTCGACGCCTCGTCCTTTTTTCTCGAGGAGAACACGTATGACCTCGTGCTCTGTCTCGGGACGGCACCTGTTTTCGGTGGATTTGCGCCCGCGCTTCAGAAGCTTGATCCGGCACTCCGGGATTCCGGCCACATTATCATCGGTGAGCCCAGCACGGAACCGCCCCTCCCACGGCGCTACCAGGAGTATCTCGATGCATTCGGGTGGGAGATATTTTCTTCAAAAACCCTCATGCGTCTGATCGACGACTGTGGCATGGAAATGCTGATGACCCTCCGTAGTACCGCAGATGAATGGGACCGGTACATGGGCCTGCAGTGGAAAGCCATCAGTGACCGCCTGCGCGAGGCTCCCGATGATGCGCAGTTGCAGGAATTCGCCGAATGGGCCCGCGACGAGCAGGAATCCTATCTCCGATTTCAGAGGCACTGGGTCGACTGGAATATTCTGCTTCTGCGCAGCCTGACCTGA
- a CDS encoding radical SAM protein has protein sequence MNTDYSPRTLYRLPWNFADNAISWLEPTSTCNLYCDGCYRENRNSSHKPIDEVQHELDVFERLRKCDGVSIAGGEPLTHPDIVEIVRRVKAKGWKAIINSNGALLSRELLRELKRAGCDGFTFHVDSGQKRPHWQDKSEVELNQLRQQLADMLHEVGGMTCSFNATVYPETLRDVPAILEWGQQNIDRVHVMVFINYRMAILGKDFDFYVGDHQVQFDDMMYSKNDDDRRTDITSPEVVDTIREMYPDFMPSAFLNGTEQPDTYKWLLTGRMGNRKKIFGYVGPRFMELVQSWTHLTTGKYLAYAPPGLQRKGRLYFLLAPFDRGLRRIMRNYFRALFRAPSAFFRRLHFQSVMIIQPADVLDSGSVNMCDGCPDITVWNDQLVWSCRMEEQMRWGQNMRMVPRKHESAVAHDSMPQEAVAEAPRDIS, from the coding sequence ATGAACACAGATTATTCTCCGCGGACGTTGTACAGGCTGCCCTGGAACTTCGCGGACAACGCCATCAGCTGGCTTGAACCAACGAGTACATGCAATCTCTACTGCGACGGATGTTATCGCGAAAACCGTAATTCCTCGCACAAACCGATCGACGAGGTGCAGCATGAGCTGGACGTTTTCGAACGTCTCCGGAAATGTGACGGTGTTTCGATCGCAGGTGGGGAACCGCTCACGCATCCCGATATCGTCGAGATCGTGCGCAGGGTAAAGGCCAAGGGGTGGAAGGCCATCATCAACAGTAATGGGGCGCTGCTTTCGCGCGAGCTCCTGCGCGAGCTCAAGAGGGCGGGATGCGATGGATTTACCTTTCACGTGGACAGTGGGCAGAAGCGCCCCCACTGGCAGGATAAATCCGAAGTCGAACTCAACCAGCTCAGGCAGCAGCTTGCTGACATGCTGCATGAGGTGGGGGGTATGACCTGTTCGTTCAATGCGACGGTGTATCCCGAAACCCTGCGCGACGTACCTGCAATCCTCGAATGGGGACAGCAGAACATTGACCGCGTGCATGTCATGGTCTTTATCAATTATCGCATGGCCATACTGGGCAAGGATTTTGATTTCTATGTCGGTGATCATCAGGTGCAGTTCGATGACATGATGTACTCGAAAAATGACGATGATCGCAGAACGGATATCACTTCGCCCGAAGTTGTGGACACCATCCGTGAGATGTATCCGGACTTTATGCCGAGCGCCTTTCTCAACGGGACGGAGCAGCCTGACACGTATAAATGGCTTCTTACGGGACGGATGGGAAACAGGAAAAAAATCTTCGGGTATGTCGGTCCACGCTTCATGGAACTCGTGCAGAGCTGGACACATCTGACGACGGGGAAATATCTTGCCTACGCACCGCCCGGTCTCCAGAGAAAGGGACGGCTGTATTTCCTCCTCGCCCCGTTTGACAGGGGACTGCGGCGCATCATGCGAAACTACTTCAGGGCATTGTTCCGCGCTCCTTCCGCGTTTTTCAGACGTCTGCACTTTCAGTCCGTCATGATCATCCAGCCCGCGGATGTCCTCGACTCCGGTTCCGTGAACATGTGCGACGGCTGTCCCGACATCACCGTCTGGAATGATCAGCTTGTCTGGAGCTGCCGAATGGAGGAGCAGATGCGCTGGGGGCAGAATATGCGTATGGTTCCACGGAAACATGAAAGTGCTGTTGCACACGACAGTATGCCCCAGGAAGCGGTGGCGGAAGCGCCGCGCGATATTTCCTGA
- a CDS encoding RNA pseudouridine synthase, which yields MWLYGVPDNWKKAIVLHNSGYTYRDNISTADAGLSALEYYLRHYHHSSEEEWRAHFHEGRIRRGEEILSEVSLLQAGDRISYSRPAWDEEDVPTVIPLLSEGDGWLVFAKPSGLPVLPGGGFLENTMLRLLRRSFGENLAPVHRLGRGTSGAMLFTNSDAAASMLSAAMRERRIEKTYLALVVGLPEKDSFTVDIAIGRVPHPTLHAVYAAMPGGKPSISHCRVLHRDAAQNVTLLEVRIPTGRPHQIRIHCAAAGFPLQGDPLYGIGGTPLVREDGSVAVPGDCGYHLHSWKLCFPSLSGEGMVTVEAPPPVVLNPS from the coding sequence ATGTGGCTGTACGGAGTCCCGGACAACTGGAAAAAGGCGATTGTTCTGCACAACAGCGGGTATACATATAGAGATAATATTTCGACGGCGGACGCCGGACTGAGTGCGTTGGAGTATTATCTGCGCCATTATCATCACTCGAGCGAGGAGGAGTGGCGTGCACATTTCCATGAGGGTCGTATTCGCAGGGGAGAGGAAATACTTTCTGAAGTCAGTCTGCTGCAGGCCGGAGACCGCATCAGTTACAGTCGACCTGCATGGGATGAGGAGGATGTCCCCACGGTGATCCCGCTGCTCAGTGAGGGCGATGGCTGGCTGGTGTTCGCGAAGCCATCGGGCTTGCCCGTACTGCCCGGCGGCGGTTTCCTCGAAAACACCATGCTGCGTCTGTTGCGTCGAAGTTTCGGTGAGAACCTTGCCCCTGTGCACCGGCTCGGCCGCGGCACGAGCGGCGCCATGCTGTTCACGAACAGCGATGCCGCCGCGTCTATGCTTTCGGCTGCCATGCGTGAGCGTCGCATTGAAAAGACCTACCTCGCGCTGGTTGTCGGACTCCCTGAGAAGGACAGTTTCACAGTCGACATTGCCATCGGGCGTGTGCCCCATCCTACACTGCATGCCGTGTACGCCGCGATGCCCGGCGGCAAACCCTCGATCAGTCATTGCCGGGTCCTTCACCGGGATGCCGCACAAAATGTCACACTACTCGAGGTTCGTATCCCCACCGGCCGGCCACATCAGATTCGCATACACTGCGCGGCGGCGGGTTTTCCTCTGCAGGGGGATCCTCTTTACGGAATCGGGGGAACGCCGCTTGTCCGCGAGGATGGCAGCGTGGCAGTACCGGGTGACTGCGGGTATCATCTGCATTCCTGGAAACTGTGCTTCCCGTCCCTTTCCGGAGAAGGAATGGTAACCGTCGAAGCGCCTCCACCCGTCGTACTGAATCCCTCCTGA
- a CDS encoding FKBP-type peptidyl-prolyl cis-trans isomerase, giving the protein MRFLSILTLAMLLMSCQNNAQENVDLKTRKDSVSYAIGYNIGTNFKMQSIDVDPTVVAAAMRDLMNEGETKMTEEDAQQIWMSYQKELMAKQQEERAASGAKNKEEGDKWLAENKEKEGVVTTESGLQYKVIKMGDGPKPQKTDKVRVNYRGTLIDGTEFDSSYKRGEPAEFGVGQVIPGWTEALQLMPVGSKWEVYIPGELGYGERGAGQDIGPNATLIFEVELLDIVK; this is encoded by the coding sequence ATGCGTTTCTTATCTATCCTCACCCTGGCCATGCTGCTCATGTCATGCCAGAATAACGCGCAGGAAAATGTTGACCTGAAAACGCGCAAAGACAGCGTCAGCTATGCAATCGGTTACAACATCGGCACAAACTTCAAGATGCAGAGCATCGATGTCGATCCGACCGTTGTCGCCGCAGCGATGCGTGATCTGATGAACGAGGGTGAGACCAAGATGACGGAAGAAGATGCCCAGCAAATCTGGATGTCATACCAGAAAGAGCTGATGGCCAAGCAGCAGGAAGAGCGTGCGGCCTCGGGCGCGAAGAACAAGGAAGAAGGCGACAAGTGGCTCGCCGAGAACAAGGAAAAGGAAGGCGTTGTCACCACCGAGAGTGGCCTGCAATACAAGGTTATCAAGATGGGTGACGGACCCAAGCCGCAGAAGACGGACAAGGTGCGCGTGAACTACCGCGGTACGCTGATTGACGGCACCGAATTCGACAGCAGTTACAAACGTGGTGAGCCGGCAGAGTTCGGTGTGGGGCAGGTGATTCCGGGATGGACCGAAGCACTGCAGCTGATGCCGGTGGGTTCGAAGTGGGAAGTGTATATCCCTGGCGAACTGGGCTACGGCGAGCGGGGTGCAGGACAGGATATCGGTCCGAATGCCACGCTCATCTTCGAAGTTGAATTGCTCGATATCGTGAAATAA
- a CDS encoding response regulator translates to MQKILLVDDDVDIIETYRAVLEQAGYEVRFAHDGASGFELFKSFLPDAAVVDLAMEHFDSGFTLCKRIKELPAGKTTPVIILTSAGHDTGYRFSTQSNEEKQWIKADHFLDKPVAPQDLLQFLHDRVLKTADA, encoded by the coding sequence ATGCAGAAAATCCTGCTCGTCGACGACGATGTCGACATCATCGAGACGTACCGCGCCGTGCTCGAACAGGCGGGATATGAGGTACGTTTCGCGCACGATGGTGCATCAGGCTTCGAATTGTTCAAGAGCTTTCTGCCCGATGCTGCCGTGGTGGATCTCGCGATGGAACATTTCGACAGCGGGTTCACGCTGTGCAAGCGCATCAAGGAACTCCCTGCGGGGAAAACCACACCGGTGATAATCCTGACATCGGCCGGACACGACACCGGATACCGCTTCTCTACCCAGAGCAATGAGGAAAAGCAGTGGATTAAGGCAGACCATTTCCTCGATAAACCGGTCGCACCGCAGGACCTTCTGCAGTTCCTGCATGACCGCGTCCTCAAAACCGCCGACGCCTGA
- a CDS encoding [FeFe] hydrogenase, group A, whose translation MHITLNGRACWAKPGETILDVARREGINIPTLCHLSGFSPTGSCRICTVEVAGSGALVPACAYPVQEGMDVQTNSPRVRRARKTIIELLIANHPQDCLYCVRSGNCELQKLTQEYGVRTHRYAGERRKARIDIASPAVERDPEKCILCGRCVRICHEVQHVGAIDFVHRGFRSAVAPALERSLNTVTCVECGQCIVHCPVGALTEKSHQKAVWEAINDPDRFVVFQVAPAVRVALGEEFGAQPGTVVTGKTVAALRRLGADRVFDTNFSADLTILEEAHELLQRIQEGGRLPMMTSCSPGWVKFIEHCYPDLLDGLSSCKSPHEMHGALLKSYYASSIGMDPSRLFVVSVMPCTAKKYEAQRPELGADAPDVDAVLTTRELARMIRVAGLDFFKLPNEGFDDPLGESTGAGAIFGAAGGVMEAALRTAHHALTGEDMRSLTFAPIRGLDGVKQAEVRIGDVTLRVAAVSGLKNVKPLLDEIRAGKSPYHFIEVMACPGGCVNGGGQPLPSTPEKLRLRTESIYQLDRESPRRCSHRNESVLKLYADFLERPGSHRAHELLHTHYVAREAD comes from the coding sequence ATGCATATTACACTGAATGGACGTGCCTGCTGGGCAAAACCTGGTGAAACCATCCTGGATGTCGCCAGGCGTGAAGGGATCAATATTCCTACGCTCTGCCATCTGAGCGGATTTTCCCCGACAGGCTCCTGCCGTATCTGCACCGTGGAAGTCGCCGGCAGCGGTGCACTCGTGCCCGCCTGCGCATATCCCGTGCAGGAAGGTATGGACGTGCAGACAAACAGTCCCCGCGTGCGTCGTGCGCGGAAAACCATTATTGAACTGCTCATCGCGAATCATCCGCAGGACTGTCTTTACTGCGTGCGCTCCGGGAATTGCGAGCTGCAGAAGCTGACACAGGAATATGGTGTACGCACGCATCGCTACGCCGGAGAACGGCGAAAGGCACGGATCGATATCGCGAGTCCGGCAGTGGAACGTGACCCGGAGAAATGCATTCTCTGTGGACGCTGCGTTCGCATCTGCCATGAAGTGCAGCATGTCGGTGCCATCGATTTCGTGCACCGCGGCTTCCGCAGCGCCGTCGCTCCTGCGCTCGAGCGCAGTCTCAACACCGTGACCTGCGTGGAATGCGGGCAATGCATCGTGCATTGTCCGGTCGGCGCTCTCACGGAGAAGAGCCATCAGAAAGCCGTGTGGGAAGCGATCAATGATCCCGATCGTTTCGTGGTATTCCAGGTTGCACCTGCGGTACGCGTCGCACTCGGTGAAGAATTCGGCGCGCAGCCGGGTACCGTTGTCACGGGAAAAACGGTGGCTGCTCTGCGGAGACTCGGAGCGGACCGCGTATTCGACACGAACTTCAGCGCGGATCTCACCATTCTTGAAGAAGCACACGAACTGCTTCAACGCATACAGGAAGGCGGGCGTCTGCCGATGATGACGTCCTGCAGTCCCGGCTGGGTCAAGTTCATCGAACACTGCTATCCCGACCTGCTCGATGGACTGAGCAGTTGCAAGTCGCCGCATGAAATGCACGGAGCACTGCTGAAGTCGTACTATGCCTCGAGCATCGGTATGGATCCATCCAGGCTCTTTGTCGTATCGGTCATGCCCTGCACGGCGAAAAAATATGAGGCCCAGAGACCCGAACTGGGAGCGGATGCGCCGGATGTCGATGCGGTACTCACCACCCGTGAGCTGGCGCGCATGATACGGGTGGCCGGACTCGATTTTTTCAAGCTGCCCAATGAAGGCTTTGATGACCCGTTGGGTGAATCAACAGGCGCCGGTGCCATTTTCGGTGCAGCCGGAGGGGTGATGGAAGCTGCGCTCCGGACCGCGCATCATGCGCTGACGGGCGAGGATATGCGTTCCCTGACGTTTGCGCCGATCCGGGGACTCGATGGTGTCAAGCAGGCAGAAGTGCGTATCGGAGACGTTACGTTGCGCGTTGCGGCTGTCAGCGGACTGAAGAATGTCAAACCGCTGCTTGACGAAATCCGCGCCGGGAAATCACCCTACCATTTTATAGAAGTGATGGCCTGTCCCGGAGGCTGCGTAAACGGGGGAGGACAGCCTCTTCCGTCAACACCGGAAAAGCTGCGTTTACGTACCGAGAGCATCTACCAGCTCGACAGGGAATCGCCGCGCCGCTGCAGTCACCGCAATGAAAGTGTCCTGAAGCTGTATGCGGATTTCCTTGAAAGGCCCGGAAGCCATCGCGCGCACGAACTTCTGCACACGCATTATGTGGCGCGTGAGGCAGATTGA
- a CDS encoding NADH-quinone oxidoreductase subunit NuoF, translating into MNTFAQNIFEQCHHTATDPCPHFARCVHEGQQCEGAEVSAQRLAKYTRELRLEQHDSPFVFVGMGTCGLANGAQEVFEALRAECDARDIPARIIPVGCVGFCAREVIVDIKLPGHPRISYCEVRGADIPRIVERTLLEGEVLEDKLLGAFGQGEQPGWEQLTQLHDLPFFARQMKINLENCGISDPENIDQYLVRGGYRALAHVIERGSPQQVIDDVLMAGLRGRGGGGFPTGKKWQFARDTEADKKYLICNADEGDPGAFMDRALLEGDPHRVVEGMIVAAYAIGASAGYIYCRAEYPLAISRLEKTLETARAYGLLGKNILGSGFDFEMRIKKGAGAFVCGEETALIQSIEGQRGMPRPRPPFPATAGLFGKPTVINNVETFANVTTVFKYGAESYAGIGTETSKGTKIFALSGQVCNVGLVEVPMGVTLREIVFDIGGGIPNGRKFKAVQIGGPSGGALPETVIDTPVDYESLKEIGAMMGSGGLVVMDESTCMVDLAKYFMTFIQSESCGKCIPCREGTKRLLEILERLSRSHRDEHSQEDALLRFQGMVYLERLASVIKDTSLCGLGQTAANPVLSTLQYFREEYEEHLYDRHCAAGACRELLTYTIDTEICNGCGVCARKCPQDAIVGNKRQAHYIIDDKCIRCDQCRVNCNFDAICVN; encoded by the coding sequence ATGAATACATTCGCGCAGAACATCTTTGAACAATGCCATCACACCGCCACCGATCCATGCCCGCATTTCGCACGCTGTGTGCATGAGGGACAGCAGTGCGAAGGGGCAGAGGTCAGTGCGCAGCGCCTGGCGAAATACACCCGTGAGCTGCGTCTCGAACAACATGATTCCCCCTTCGTGTTCGTCGGTATGGGAACCTGCGGACTCGCCAACGGCGCACAGGAAGTATTTGAAGCATTGCGTGCGGAATGTGACGCGCGCGATATCCCGGCCCGTATCATCCCCGTGGGATGCGTGGGCTTTTGTGCACGCGAAGTCATCGTGGATATCAAGCTGCCGGGACATCCTCGCATCAGCTACTGTGAGGTGCGTGGCGCGGATATTCCGCGCATCGTTGAACGTACGCTCCTGGAGGGGGAGGTGCTGGAGGACAAGCTGCTCGGAGCGTTCGGGCAGGGAGAGCAGCCGGGCTGGGAGCAACTGACGCAATTACATGATCTGCCGTTTTTCGCACGACAGATGAAAATCAATCTCGAAAATTGCGGTATATCCGACCCCGAAAATATCGACCAGTATCTCGTTCGTGGCGGGTACAGGGCGCTTGCTCATGTCATTGAGCGAGGCAGCCCGCAGCAGGTTATCGACGATGTGCTGATGGCGGGACTCAGAGGCCGTGGTGGCGGTGGCTTCCCGACGGGGAAAAAGTGGCAGTTCGCCCGGGATACGGAAGCAGACAAAAAATATCTCATCTGCAATGCCGACGAAGGGGACCCCGGGGCGTTCATGGATCGGGCACTGCTTGAGGGCGATCCTCATCGCGTGGTTGAAGGAATGATCGTGGCGGCCTATGCCATTGGCGCGTCTGCCGGGTACATTTACTGCAGAGCGGAGTATCCACTTGCCATCAGTCGTCTGGAAAAGACCCTGGAAACCGCCCGTGCCTACGGCCTGCTGGGGAAAAACATCCTCGGAAGCGGATTCGATTTCGAAATGCGCATCAAGAAAGGAGCCGGGGCCTTTGTCTGCGGCGAAGAGACTGCGCTTATTCAATCAATTGAAGGTCAGCGCGGCATGCCGCGTCCGCGTCCGCCATTCCCGGCAACCGCCGGACTCTTCGGAAAGCCGACTGTCATCAACAATGTCGAAACCTTTGCCAATGTGACTACGGTGTTCAAGTACGGTGCCGAGAGCTACGCGGGCATCGGAACGGAAACATCGAAGGGAACGAAGATCTTTGCGCTGTCGGGTCAGGTCTGCAACGTGGGACTCGTGGAAGTGCCGATGGGCGTCACACTGCGGGAAATCGTGTTCGACATTGGCGGAGGCATTCCGAACGGCCGGAAATTCAAGGCGGTACAGATCGGAGGTCCGTCAGGGGGAGCGCTGCCTGAAACCGTCATCGATACGCCGGTGGACTATGAAAGTCTGAAGGAAATCGGTGCGATGATGGGGTCAGGCGGACTCGTGGTCATGGACGAGAGCACCTGCATGGTCGACCTCGCGAAGTATTTCATGACCTTCATCCAGAGCGAATCCTGCGGGAAGTGCATTCCCTGCAGGGAAGGAACGAAGCGGCTGCTGGAGATTCTTGAACGGCTTTCCCGCAGTCATCGTGACGAGCATTCGCAGGAAGACGCGCTGCTGCGCTTCCAGGGAATGGTGTATCTCGAACGACTCGCTTCGGTGATCAAGGATACCTCGCTGTGCGGACTGGGACAGACGGCAGCCAATCCCGTCTTGAGTACACTGCAGTATTTCAGGGAGGAATACGAGGAACATCTTTATGATCGCCACTGTGCGGCCGGCGCATGCCGCGAACTTCTGACGTACACCATCGATACAGAGATCTGTAACGGCTGCGGGGTCTGTGCGCGGAAATGTCCTCAGGATGCCATCGTAGGCAACAAGAGGCAAGCCCACTATATCATCGACGACAAGTGCATTCGCTGCGACCAGTGCCGCGTGAATTGCAACTTCGATGCCATCTGTGTGAACTGA
- the nuoE gene encoding NADH-quinone oxidoreductase subunit NuoE, giving the protein MTQTDQQIIEILGRYPAKDAACLIDLLQDVQECCGYLPDREMQLVARHVDIPVSRVYGVATFYNQFRFQPLGKYVIKVCRGTACHVQGSQGILTTLEHELGIRAGETTKDLLFTIETVACIGACSIAPVIAINDTFHGGLTTKSLQKLLRNYRRGEELAEVKR; this is encoded by the coding sequence ATGACGCAAACCGATCAGCAAATTATTGAAATTCTCGGGCGGTATCCGGCAAAAGACGCCGCCTGTCTCATCGACCTGTTGCAGGATGTACAGGAGTGCTGCGGCTATCTTCCGGACCGGGAGATGCAGCTTGTCGCCCGGCACGTTGATATTCCGGTATCGCGCGTGTATGGTGTGGCGACGTTCTACAATCAGTTTCGCTTCCAGCCCCTGGGAAAATACGTGATCAAGGTTTGCAGGGGAACAGCGTGTCATGTGCAGGGCTCGCAGGGAATACTCACGACGCTCGAGCATGAACTGGGGATACGTGCGGGAGAAACCACCAAAGATCTGCTATTCACAATCGAAACTGTCGCCTGCATTGGAGCCTGCAGCATCGCTCCTGTCATCGCGATCAACGACACCTTTCATGGAGGACTGACGACCAAATCCCTCCAGAAGCTTCTGCGGAATTACCGCCGCGGGGAGGAATTGGCGGAGGTAAAACGATGA